In a genomic window of Glaciimonas sp. PCH181:
- a CDS encoding PepSY domain-containing protein yields the protein MASKKTAPSAMARGGMRQAMAWLHTWCGLWFSWLLFAVFLTGSLAIFDDPITDWMRPVTETSTPAGMPTLEAANAERGKRLALGIDYMQQAHAGADMWELWPVNRDAGNALDVFWFNSNGGYEDMRLDPRTGAAIVRKKAVGSETLGGHHFVDFHYELHAGTIGLWIIGIAAVVMLVALVSGVITHRRIFKDFFTFRPKKGQRSWLDAHNAVAVLTLPFQCMIAFTGIAISSPIFMPAPMLLNYGSAKADQVQFTNALDQTAGIARSGRPLVVPDLEPYAARAQAIIGQTVRAVVINNPGDATMQIGVYGWNEEADLVKRINGTTGMVLFSAASGEILRVRQPGQADGGVASLTRRVIGSLHMATFGGITLKWLYFVCGLAGTAMMGTGAILFMVKRRGKHGTEFGRVTPRIYGLIEALNLAAIVGLLLACISYFWANRLLPASVEQRAVWELRAFFGVWLLTLLHACVRCSANAWREQLCALATLCLLLPLLNLLTSGDYLLAQIARADWERAGVELMVLTLGGLTLLTLVMRNRRSARPL from the coding sequence ATGGCGTCAAAGAAAACAGCGCCGTCTGCGATGGCGCGGGGTGGCATGCGGCAAGCCATGGCATGGCTGCATACTTGGTGCGGGCTGTGGTTTTCATGGTTATTGTTCGCCGTATTTCTGACCGGCTCGCTGGCGATATTTGACGATCCCATTACCGATTGGATGCGCCCCGTGACCGAGACTTCGACTCCGGCAGGGATGCCGACGTTGGAAGCTGCGAACGCGGAGCGCGGAAAGCGTCTGGCCCTAGGGATTGATTACATGCAGCAGGCACATGCTGGCGCGGATATGTGGGAACTCTGGCCGGTCAATCGTGATGCCGGGAATGCGCTCGACGTATTTTGGTTTAACAGCAATGGTGGCTATGAAGACATGCGGTTAGATCCGCGCACCGGGGCGGCGATTGTGCGCAAGAAAGCAGTCGGTAGCGAGACCCTTGGCGGTCATCATTTCGTAGATTTTCATTATGAGTTGCACGCTGGCACCATAGGACTCTGGATCATCGGCATCGCTGCCGTGGTCATGCTGGTGGCGCTGGTGTCGGGCGTGATTACTCATAGGCGCATCTTCAAGGATTTCTTCACTTTTCGGCCGAAGAAGGGGCAGCGCAGCTGGCTGGATGCGCACAACGCGGTGGCGGTGCTGACGCTGCCGTTTCAATGCATGATTGCGTTCACCGGTATTGCCATTTCAAGCCCGATTTTCATGCCAGCACCGATGCTGCTCAACTATGGCAGCGCCAAAGCCGATCAAGTCCAATTTACGAATGCACTTGATCAAACCGCCGGGATTGCGCGCAGCGGCCGTCCGCTGGTGGTGCCTGATTTGGAACCTTATGCTGCGCGTGCGCAAGCGATCATCGGGCAAACGGTGCGCGCGGTCGTCATCAATAACCCGGGCGATGCAACGATGCAAATTGGTGTTTATGGCTGGAATGAAGAGGCCGATCTGGTAAAACGCATCAACGGCACGACTGGCATGGTGTTATTTTCCGCTGCGAGTGGCGAGATATTGCGTGTGCGTCAGCCAGGTCAGGCGGATGGCGGCGTTGCATCACTGACTCGACGGGTGATCGGATCGTTGCACATGGCGACCTTTGGCGGTATTACGCTGAAGTGGTTGTATTTTGTTTGCGGACTAGCAGGCACCGCGATGATGGGTACCGGTGCCATTTTGTTTATGGTGAAACGACGTGGTAAGCACGGCACTGAATTTGGTAGAGTTACGCCGCGTATCTATGGTTTGATCGAAGCCCTGAATCTGGCGGCCATCGTAGGACTGCTGTTAGCTTGCATCAGCTATTTTTGGGCCAACCGTTTGCTGCCAGCAAGTGTAGAGCAGCGCGCAGTATGGGAATTGCGCGCCTTTTTCGGCGTCTGGCTGCTGACCCTGTTGCACGCCTGCGTGCGGTGTTCAGCCAATGCATGGCGCGAGCAATTGTGTGCACTGGCGACGCTATGTTTATTGTTGCCGCTGCTGAATTTGTTGACCAGCGGCGATTATCTGCTAGCGCAAATAGCGCGTGCCGATTGGGAACGTGCTGGCGTTGAGCTGATGGTGCTGACCTTGGGTGGGCTAACGTTGCTGACGCTGGTAATGCGCAATCGCAGGTCGGCGCGACCACTATGA
- a CDS encoding pirin family protein, with amino-acid sequence MHKKHRISKIVAGHDMHIGAGFQAKHFGENSFDGLVDPLVMLDHFHMRQPTFDPHPHAGISAVTYMFEDSTSPHINYDSLGNTGPINPGDLHWMVAGSGVVHTEQPEGKNPLVHALQIFVNLPSSKKFIAPHAVHVDAADIPEFSAPGLRVRVVTGEFQGLCSPAILPEPYTLLDGFLAADGVFEHTLQEGWNAMVYVVQGIVNLNIGGEQLVLTETNAIGLSGAATVVLTTNDSAHVVILSGPALNEPLIKHGPFVMSTTAQMHDRLQAYRDGKFGELNMPAPAVG; translated from the coding sequence ATGCATAAAAAACACCGCATTTCGAAGATTGTTGCTGGTCATGACATGCACATCGGTGCAGGATTTCAGGCGAAACATTTTGGCGAGAATTCTTTTGACGGTTTGGTCGATCCGCTTGTGATGCTGGACCATTTTCATATGCGCCAGCCGACTTTTGATCCACATCCCCACGCTGGTATATCCGCAGTCACATATATGTTTGAAGACTCGACCAGTCCGCATATCAACTATGACTCGCTAGGTAACACCGGTCCGATCAACCCCGGCGATTTGCATTGGATGGTTGCCGGCAGCGGGGTGGTGCATACCGAACAGCCTGAAGGAAAAAATCCTCTCGTACATGCATTGCAGATTTTCGTGAATTTGCCATCAAGCAAAAAGTTTATCGCGCCGCATGCGGTGCATGTCGATGCCGCTGACATTCCTGAATTTTCTGCACCTGGCCTCAGGGTAAGAGTTGTGACGGGGGAATTTCAGGGGTTGTGTTCGCCAGCAATACTACCCGAGCCGTATACGTTGTTGGATGGCTTTCTCGCCGCGGACGGAGTCTTTGAGCATACTCTGCAAGAAGGCTGGAATGCGATGGTTTATGTCGTGCAAGGCATCGTAAATCTGAACATCGGGGGCGAGCAGCTAGTGTTGACTGAAACCAATGCGATCGGTCTCAGCGGCGCGGCAACCGTAGTGCTAACAACGAACGATTCGGCCCATGTCGTGATTCTTTCTGGTCCTGCGCTAAACGAGCCCCTGATCAAGCACGGCCCTTTTGTGATGAGTACGACTGCTCAAATGCATGATCGTCTGCAAGCTTATCGAGACGGGAAATTCGGTGAATTGAATATGCCTGCGCCAGCTGTCGGGTGA
- a CDS encoding DUF3325 domain-containing protein yields the protein MMILLVETFSATLIALGLAYGGMTSLCLAIDRHYGQVWGRALTTKPRRCFHVLGWLLLALALWPCIEAWSPTVGVVVWIGCLSAAALLLALLLPYAPRLAVRLAVVAVSVAGSCLLFFSYMP from the coding sequence ATGATGATCCTTCTGGTGGAGACTTTTTCCGCGACGTTGATCGCGCTGGGGCTAGCTTACGGCGGCATGACCAGTTTATGTCTGGCCATAGACCGGCATTATGGACAAGTATGGGGGCGGGCGCTGACCACCAAGCCGCGTCGATGTTTTCATGTGCTCGGCTGGTTGTTGCTGGCGCTGGCATTATGGCCTTGCATCGAAGCATGGAGCCCCACCGTCGGCGTTGTGGTGTGGATTGGCTGTCTGTCGGCGGCAGCGTTACTGCTGGCGCTGTTGTTGCCGTACGCACCGCGACTGGCGGTCCGGTTGGCGGTGGTCGCAGTCAGCGTTGCTGGCAGTTGTCTCTTATTCTTTAGTTATATGCCCTGA
- a CDS encoding YbhB/YbcL family Raf kinase inhibitor-like protein: MGYSKIFSGTVASAILCMSFGIAHAEGMRVSSTSFKDNGVMPSLYADNTGGCGGSGVSPQVAWSNLPAGTRSVAVLMADPDGSKGLGVSHWVAYNIDSSLGQLKQGEAQNDGAGVTIGKNTAGKNAYHGMCPPVGDQPHHYVLSVIASDLAPTVLPKGLTRDELLAALKGHALGGLSVVGTYGR, encoded by the coding sequence GTGGGGTATTCCAAAATCTTTTCTGGTACCGTTGCCAGCGCTATATTGTGTATGTCATTCGGTATTGCACACGCAGAAGGGATGCGGGTTTCCTCTACATCCTTCAAGGACAATGGCGTAATGCCATCGCTATATGCAGACAATACGGGCGGTTGTGGTGGTAGCGGTGTATCGCCGCAGGTTGCGTGGTCTAACTTGCCAGCGGGCACAAGATCCGTCGCCGTATTAATGGCGGACCCCGACGGAAGTAAAGGCTTGGGCGTGTCGCATTGGGTCGCCTACAATATCGACAGTAGCCTCGGCCAGCTAAAGCAAGGAGAGGCGCAGAATGACGGCGCGGGCGTTACCATCGGTAAGAATACCGCCGGTAAAAATGCCTACCACGGAATGTGTCCGCCAGTGGGCGATCAGCCGCATCATTACGTGCTCAGCGTGATCGCTTCCGACCTTGCACCTACAGTTCTGCCCAAGGGCCTGACGCGTGATGAACTGCTCGCAGCACTGAAAGGCCATGCCTTAGGTGGTCTGAGTGTCGTCGGCACATACGGACGCTAA
- a CDS encoding DUF3649 domain-containing protein: MKAGFAVQLCTRTVAAVFGGYALASAIAIFAAGALPIPRAEAVLSGTYLGFVAYPAVAVWAFAPQSQRRMWQGLLALTVLLAAVGWLLSKRGI; the protein is encoded by the coding sequence ATGAAAGCTGGTTTTGCTGTGCAGTTATGTACTCGCACCGTCGCTGCCGTATTTGGTGGCTACGCGCTGGCGTCGGCGATTGCCATATTTGCCGCTGGCGCTCTGCCGATACCGCGTGCCGAAGCTGTACTCAGCGGCACTTATCTTGGGTTTGTAGCTTATCCGGCGGTGGCGGTGTGGGCATTTGCGCCGCAATCGCAGCGCCGTATGTGGCAAGGCTTGCTGGCGCTGACAGTGTTGCTGGCGGCCGTAGGCTGGTTGTTATCAAAGCGAGGAATCTGA